One Helianthus annuus cultivar XRQ/B chromosome 7, HanXRQr2.0-SUNRISE, whole genome shotgun sequence genomic region harbors:
- the LOC110882035 gene encoding myb-like protein W, protein MAKDCRTLFLKQQQQQPQPQQRQPPQQNQGNRKGCFQCGDEGHIRRDCPQLNKNANNNGNNNRQNNYNAGNNNNNNAGNNNNGNNSCNGARGRVFTIGAGDARNDGNAVTGTFSVNNLFASLGLAPTPLKTKHVVELADGKLIEASHVHFGCKLDLVGQVFDIDLLPVTLGSFDVVAGMDWLSKHQAEYLCKEKIVHIPLPSGEQLSVQGH, encoded by the exons ATGGCAAAGGATTGTAGGACCCTGTTTCTaaagcaacagcaacaacaaccgCAACCACAGCAAAGGCAACCACCCCAACAAAACCAAGGTAACCGGaagggatgttttcagtgtggggacGAGGGCCATATCAggagggattgccctcagttgaataAGAATGCCAAtaacaacgggaataacaatCGACAGAATAACTACAACGCGGggaacaataataacaacaatgctgggaacaacaacaacggaaaTAATAGTTGTAATGGTGCACGTGGAAGAGTGTTTACGATTGGTGCTGGTGATGCTAGGAACGATGGCAATGccgtgactggtacgttttctgtgaacaaCCTTTTCGCTTCT TTAGGGTTAGCCCCGACACCCCTCAAAACCAAACATGTTGTAGAATTGGCTGATGGCAAGTTAATTGAAGCCTCACACGTTCATTTTGGTTGCAAACTTGATTtggtgggtcaagtgttcgacattgaccttctCCCTGTTACTCTTGGTAGCTTTGACGTAGTTgctggtatggattggttgtctaagcaccaagcagaataTCTCTGCAAAGAGAAAATCGTACACATtcctctccctagtggagaaCAGCTGTCTGTTCAAGGTCATTGA